The Nocardia vinacea genome contains the following window.
GGCGGGACGGTGGGGTGGACGGTCCGCTCGGCCAGGCCATTGCGCTCCAACATACGCAGGTTCTGGGTGAGCATCTTGTGGCTGATGCCCTCGACCCGGCTGCGAAGCTCGCTGAAGCGCAGAGTGCCCTCCCCAAGTGCCTCGATGATCAACAGCGCCCACTTGTTGGCAACGTCGGAGAAGATCTCCCGCGCCAGGGAGTCGGCGCGTCGCAGGTCGGCATCCTCGGCCGAGCCGCTGAGCTGCTTGGTCACCATTAGGTTCCCCAGTCACTGAAAAGTGCGTTCTTCCATGTCAACTCACACTCTCCTACGGTATCTGAGTAACTACAAGAGACCAAAGGTCGTTTGACGAACACGGGCTTACAGGAGCCCGGACAAGGAGGCGGACAGCATGGCCATCACCCTGAAGAATCCCGATGGACTGCCGAAAATCGATGTCTACCGGCAGGTGGCGATCGCCTCGGGCTCGAAGTTGATCTTCATCGCCGGGCAGGTCGCCTGGGACGCGGAAGGGGTCACGGTCGGCGAAGGTGACCTCGCCGCACAGGTTGAACAGTGCTACCTCAACATCGCCACCGCGCTGGGCGAGGCCGGCGGTTCCTTTGGCGACGTAGCGAAACTGACCTTCTACGTCGTCGACTGGACTGCTGACAAGATGCCCGCGCTCCTGGAGGGAATCTCCCGGGCGACCGCGAAACTAGGGGTCACTCCGGTGCCACCGACCACGCTGATCGGCGTCGCGGCGCTGGACGTCCCCGAGCATCTGGTCGAGATCGAAGCAACCGCAGTCCTCGACTGAATATGTACCGCCTTATCCAGGTCACTGTCAGGGGCGCAAGTCCAACCGTCCTCGTCGACCCGGCTCAGCCTCGGGAGCAGTGCTGTGTTCGTGGATGCCGATGACGGAAGTTCACACGCTGGCCGTGACCAGTTGTCGGTCCTCGGCCGCGGACCGGTCGGTCGCGGTGATCGCGTCGCGGCGGCGCAGGCGCTGATGGGTCAACTGGAGCAGACCGATTCCGGCGAGGCCGCCCGCCGTGGTCGCGGTGCTGATTTCCCAACCCGGCGGGCGCCAGCTGACGGTGAGGTCGGCGGCTGTAGTGCCCGCGGGGATGTCGGCGGCAAGGAAGCTGCCCGCGACCTCGCGCGCCGGTATTTCGCTGCCGTTCAGCGTGATTCGATAACCGGGCCAGGCGAGGCGGGCGAAGACTACTCGGCCGCCCTCGACCGAGGTGACCCGGATATGGTTTGTCAGATCGTCGCTCGTTGCGGACGAGGCAAAGACGCCCCTGGCATCGGCGACCACGCCATTGCGCGTGGACAGCAGACCGTTTTCCCGCTCGAGCACCCAGATGAAGCGTTCGTGGCCCGGGTAGTCGACCCACTTCCAGCCGGACGGCGTGGGCCGGTCGCGCTCGTCGGGATACTGAGCGCGTTGCAGCACAACCCGATCCACCTTCATCAGGTCGACAATCGTTCTGCCCGTTGATGGTTCGATGGCGAAGGCGCGGCGGTAGGCGTCCGGGCAGGTGCTTCCGTCCCAGGCGAGGCACAGCAGCGCGCTGAATGCGGCGTGGCCGACAGGGGTGTAGCCGGTGACATAGTCGAGGCCGACGTTCTTGGCGTAGCTGCCGATGGCTAGCGATCCATACGCGCCGGACAGGCTCCGGTCATCCGCCCGCACCAGCACCCGATCGGCGAGTTGCAGTGTGACGCCGTCGAAGTCGGGGAAGGCGGCGGCCATCGCCGAACGCCGCTCCGGGAAGTCGTAGGACATCGGGGTCGGCGGCGCGCCACGCACCTGGGCGTAGGCGATCGGGAACATCGCCGCGATGGACAGCCCGCAGGCCAGCGCGGTGCGCCTGGTGTAGGCAAGCCACACCACCACCGCGCCGATCGCGGCGACTACTACGACGGCGAGCAGATGCCGCACCACCAGCGCGGGCGCGGCCGAGACGGACCGCGCGAACAGCAGCCCGAGCAAGACGGCGGCGGCGGTGCCACGGCGCTGCCACGACGCGAAACTGCCGTAGCGACTGAGCAATACACACACCAGCACGAGCAGCGCGATGGCGAGCATCGGCAGCACCCTGGCGGGCCAGCGCAGCGGGCCGATCGCGCCGGGTCCCGCGGTCCACATCAGCACCGCGGTCGCGAACAACGCGACGCCGCTGAGTTCCCGTGCCGCCTGCGCGGCCGCCTTCCAGTCGATGAAGGCCAGCGCCGGAATCAGGAACCACGCGATGTAGACCATCGGCAACGGCTGGACGTGCCCCCACCACGCGGTGAATGCCGGTGTGGTGCTGGGCAGGCTGGCGTTCAACGACTCGGACCACGGCACCGTCAGGAACGGATCATTGTGGATGTGTGCGCTGCCACGCCAGGTCGCCTGCGAGGACAGAATTCCGGGCAGGTTGGCCGCCGCGGCGGCGAGTACAGCGCAACCGGCCGCCAGCGCGAGTCGCGCCGAGGGCGCCCAGCGTCGTTGATAGATGATCTCGCCGATTGCGACCATCGCGATCATCAACCCGGATTCGACTGCGGGAAAGGCATATTGGATGGTCAGTGCCAGGTAAAGGAAGATGAAGACCGGTATCGGTCCGCGGCGGCCGCGTGCGTAGTGCACCGCCGATGCCCACGCGTGCACCAGCCATGCGGTGCCGGTATGCGAGGTCATCCAGCTGGCTTGGTCGAAGAACAGGAACCAGCCGCTCAATGGAAACGCGACACCGGCGACCGCCGCCCACCGGGACCTCGCGCCGTAGGCCAGACAGATACGGAATACGCCGAGGGCCGCGATTATCGAGAAGACCAGCTTGACCGCCGTTGCGTACACCGCGAGGTTATCCATCGATGGGGCGAGCAGATAGATCAGCAACTGCGGCGGGTTGTACAGCCCGGCTTCTTCCAGGGAGTAGTTGCCCGACATCCATTCCGTGGGCACGAGCGCGGGAAAACGCCCCTCCCGCAGCCGTGTTCCGAGTTCGACCCACATGGGCGCGTACTGCGCTTCGGTGTCGTCGGTGTAGTAATGCCTGGCGTCCGCCAGCAATACCGCCAGATATCCGGCGATCACCCCGATCGCGGTCACCGCCCCCCAAATAAATCTGTCTCTTCGTGAATCGGTTACCGCGCTTGCTCCCACGAGCGCGGGACCGTAGTCGAACAGGGTTAACAGCGCAAGACGATCCGCCGTCCGATGAAGTTCCTGTCGAGTTGTAGCTCATATCGGGCTGGGCGGTTCTCCCACAACACACCCGCGACGGTCGTCAGGTGGGGCGGGGTGCGGTTCCGCCGGGGAAGGTGGCGACGCGGACTCCGGCGTATTCGGCCTGGACCTTGTAGTAGCGGTCGGTCGGGCCGTAGGCGGCGTAGAAGACGAAGCCGCGAGTGTCGGGGTCGGCGAACGGTGCTTCGGCGACGAAACGGGCCAGGACCGGGTCGAGGTGGGTCGGGAAGCTCGACGGTTCGCAGCGTACCGGGAAGCAGATGCGTTGCATGTGGGGTGAGGTCCAGGAGAAGGTGCGGTAGAGGTTGAAGGTGCGGGCGAGTAAAGGCAATTCGGTGTCGGTGGGCGCGGTGAAGTCGAGTTCGGCCAGGATCCCAGCGATATCCGTCGGTGCGAGGTGGCCGGGCTCGAAGACATTCGAGTACAGGTTCATTGTGCGGGCGTCGAAATCTACTGCGAGTATTCCGATTCTGCCGCCGTAGCGGGATAGGTGGTCGGCGTGTGCGCATGCCGACTCGGGAATTCCGGCGAATCCGAGAATCCGCTCCACGCTGAGCAATTCGGGAAAGACCAGCCAGATCTTCTGCACCCCACCAGCGAGTGCGAGGTCGACACCCGAGCTGACCGGCACCTCGGCCGAGATCTCGGCGAGCAACTGTTCCATCGGATGGCCGGTATAGGTGAGAAGTCCTGCGCCACGCAGTTTCTCGATGAGCTCAGTCGGCTCGCCCGGGTGCATCACCCGAGCGTTGACCTCGCGCTCGGGCGCCGGATGC
Protein-coding sequences here:
- a CDS encoding helix-turn-helix domain-containing protein; the encoded protein is MVTKQLSGSAEDADLRRADSLAREIFSDVANKWALLIIEALGEGTLRFSELRSRVEGISHKMLTQNLRMLERNGLAERTVHPTVPPRVEYTLTEAGHGLRATVDGMCNWTYRYFQHIEAARQRFEA
- a CDS encoding RidA family protein; this translates as MAITLKNPDGLPKIDVYRQVAIASGSKLIFIAGQVAWDAEGVTVGEGDLAAQVEQCYLNIATALGEAGGSFGDVAKLTFYVVDWTADKMPALLEGISRATAKLGVTPVPPTTLIGVAALDVPEHLVEIEATAVLD
- a CDS encoding aromatic prenyltransferase encodes the protein MSARTLDQLRKDLQEYARLAEVRYDPAIADPVLETLAELWTNSVVGVRTTTHPAPEREVNARVMHPGEPTELIEKLRGAGLLTYTGHPMEQLLAEISAEVPVSSGVDLALAGGVQKIWLVFPELLSVERILGFAGIPESACAHADHLSRYGGRIGILAVDFDARTMNLYSNVFEPGHLAPTDIAGILAELDFTAPTDTELPLLARTFNLYRTFSWTSPHMQRICFPVRCEPSSFPTHLDPVLARFVAEAPFADPDTRGFVFYAAYGPTDRYYKVQAEYAGVRVATFPGGTAPRPT